A part of Magnetospirillum sp. ME-1 genomic DNA contains:
- the rplT gene encoding 50S ribosomal protein L20 yields the protein MARVKRGVTTHARHKKILKLAKGYRGRSSTCFRVAIQKVEKALRYAYRDRRAKKRNFRALWIQRINAGARANGLPYSRFMDGLKKAGIALDRKVLSDIAIREPDAFKSLVEKAQAALR from the coding sequence ATGGCTCGCGTCAAGCGGGGCGTCACCACGCACGCCCGTCATAAGAAGATTCTCAAGCTCGCCAAGGGCTATCGCGGCCGGTCCAGCACCTGCTTCCGGGTCGCGATCCAGAAGGTCGAGAAGGCGCTCCGGTACGCCTACCGCGATCGCCGCGCCAAGAAGCGCAATTTCCGCGCCCTGTGGATTCAGCGCATCAACGCCGGCGCCCGTGCCAACGGCCTGCCGTACTCGCGTTTCATGGACGGCCTGAAGAAGGCCGGTATCGCGCTCGACCGCAAGGTCCTGTCCGATATCGCCATCCGCGAGCCCGATGCGTTTAAGTCGCTGGTGGAAAAGGCTCAGGCCGCCCTCCGGTAG
- a CDS encoding microcin C ABC transporter permease YejB, with translation MIAYTLRRLALIPLTLFGIMLINFTVVQFAPGGPVELMISKLQGTAVDAAARVSGSGSGETAPVKAAPAQGNQGAYRGAQGLPPDFIKEIERQFGFDRPAHERFWLMMGQYARFDFGKSFYRDTSVVGLVIEKMPTSISLGLWSTLIIYLVSIPLGIWKARRDGSRFDVATSWAVIIGYAVPGFLFAIALIVLFAGGKYFSWFPLRGLTSPGLEGAPFLTRAFDYFWHLALPVTALVVGGFAGLTMLTKNSFLEEINKQYVVTARAKGLSERRILYGHIFRNAMLLIVAGFPRALVGILFTGSVLVEIIFSLDGIGLLGFEAVSNRDYPVMFGTLYAFSLLGLVLNLVSDLTYHWVDPRIDFEGRGG, from the coding sequence CGCCTACACGCTGCGCCGTCTGGCCCTGATCCCGCTCACCCTGTTCGGCATCATGCTGATCAACTTCACCGTGGTGCAGTTCGCCCCCGGCGGACCGGTGGAGCTGATGATCTCCAAGCTGCAGGGTACGGCGGTGGACGCCGCCGCCCGCGTCTCCGGCTCGGGCTCGGGCGAGACCGCCCCGGTCAAGGCCGCGCCCGCCCAGGGCAACCAGGGGGCCTATCGCGGGGCGCAAGGGTTACCGCCCGACTTCATCAAGGAGATCGAGCGCCAGTTCGGCTTCGATCGTCCGGCGCACGAGCGTTTCTGGCTGATGATGGGCCAGTACGCCCGCTTCGATTTCGGCAAGAGCTTCTATCGCGATACCTCGGTGGTGGGTCTGGTGATCGAGAAGATGCCCACCTCCATCTCGCTGGGACTGTGGAGCACGCTGATCATCTATCTGGTGTCCATACCGCTCGGCATTTGGAAGGCCCGGCGCGACGGTTCGCGCTTCGACGTCGCCACCTCGTGGGCGGTGATCATCGGCTATGCCGTGCCCGGCTTCCTGTTCGCCATCGCCCTGATCGTCCTGTTCGCCGGGGGAAAGTATTTCTCGTGGTTTCCGCTGCGCGGCCTCACCTCGCCCGGCCTGGAGGGAGCGCCCTTCCTGACCCGCGCTTTTGACTACTTCTGGCATCTGGCGCTCCCCGTAACCGCGTTGGTAGTTGGGGGATTCGCCGGTCTCACCATGCTGACCAAAAACTCGTTCCTGGAAGAGATCAACAAGCAGTACGTGGTCACCGCCCGGGCCAAGGGATTGAGCGAGCGGCGCATCCTCTACGGCCATATCTTCCGCAACGCCATGCTGCTGATCGTCGCCGGCTTTCCCCGCGCTTTGGTGGGAATTCTCTTCACCGGCTCGGTGCTGGTCGAGATCATCTTCTCGCTGGACGGCATCGGCCTGCTGGGCTTCGAGGCGGTGAGCAACCGGGATTACCCCGTGATGTTCGGCACGCTCTACGCCTTCTCGCTGCTGGGTCTGGTGCTCAATCTGGTCAGCGACCTCACCTATCACTGGGTCGACCCCCGCATCGACTTCGAGGGGAGGGGCGGATGA
- a CDS encoding DMT family transporter — MTPQRHTHLDALAMTLMVGLCALWGLNQVAAKVANAGISPVLQAGLRSGGSALLLLGWSRMRGVPLFRSDGSGKAGLAAGLLFGAEFALIYWGLEYTPASRAVVFLYTAPFVVALGLHWLVPAERLTRNQVLGLLCAFGGIVLAFGDSLSLPDRRQLVGDLMLLVSAVMWGATTVLVRTSRLSAISPNKTLLYQLGVSALVLPVASVLLGERGIIGEPSALVWASLAGQIVIVAFASYLTWFWLISRYPATRLSAFSFLTPLFGMVFGAMLLGERLTWGLGGAMVLVAAGIWLVNRK; from the coding sequence ATGACCCCCCAGCGCCACACTCACCTCGACGCCCTGGCCATGACCCTGATGGTGGGCTTGTGCGCGCTGTGGGGCCTCAACCAGGTGGCGGCCAAGGTGGCCAATGCCGGCATCTCGCCCGTCCTGCAGGCCGGCTTGCGCTCGGGCGGCTCCGCCCTGTTGCTGCTGGGCTGGAGCCGCATGCGCGGCGTGCCCCTGTTCCGGTCCGACGGGTCGGGCAAGGCGGGGCTGGCCGCCGGCCTGCTGTTCGGCGCCGAATTCGCCCTGATCTATTGGGGCCTGGAATACACCCCGGCGTCGCGGGCCGTGGTGTTCCTTTACACCGCCCCCTTCGTGGTGGCCCTGGGGCTGCATTGGCTGGTCCCGGCCGAGCGCCTGACCCGCAATCAGGTCCTGGGCCTCTTGTGCGCCTTCGGCGGCATCGTGCTGGCCTTCGGCGACAGCCTGTCCCTGCCCGACCGCCGCCAGCTGGTCGGCGACCTGATGCTGCTGGTCTCGGCGGTGATGTGGGGGGCGACCACCGTGCTGGTGCGCACCTCGCGGCTGTCGGCCATCAGCCCCAACAAGACCCTGCTGTACCAGTTGGGGGTGTCGGCGCTGGTGCTGCCCGTCGCCTCGGTTCTGCTGGGCGAGAGAGGCATCATCGGCGAGCCCTCCGCCCTGGTCTGGGCCTCGCTGGCCGGGCAGATCGTCATCGTCGCCTTCGCCTCCTACCTGACATGGTTCTGGCTGATCTCCCGCTACCCCGCGACACGGCTGTCGGCCTTCTCGTTCCTCACCCCCCTGTTCGGCATGGTGTTCGGGGCAATGCTGCTGGGCGAGCGCCTGACCTGGGGCCTTGGCGGCGCCATGGTGCTGGTGGCGGCGGGCATCTGGCTGGTGAACCGGAAGTGA
- a CDS encoding ABC transporter permease has protein sequence MRLTPLDRRRLDAFCRNRRGFWSLWIFLALFLVTLAAELVANDRPIMVRYDGATYFPMVKDYPEVTFGGDFKTYADYRDAYIVAKIAEKGWALWPPVPYDYRAINYDPLMKHPAPPSPRNWLGTDDQGRDVLARLIYGLRLSICFGLALTLVSTVIGVAAGAVQGYFGGKVDLAFQRFLEIWGGLPELLILIIIASIIKPGFWTLLLVLVLFSWTNLVGVVRAEFLRARNFDYVRAARTLGMSDSRIMVRHVLPNAMVATVTFMPFILNSSIVSLTALDFLGLGLPPGSASLGDLLRQGKENLQAPWLGLTGFVVVATLLSLLVFVGEAVRDAFDPRKTT, from the coding sequence ATGCGCCTGACGCCCTTGGATCGCCGCCGCCTCGACGCCTTTTGCCGCAACCGGCGGGGATTCTGGAGCCTGTGGATCTTTCTGGCCCTGTTCCTGGTCACGCTGGCGGCCGAGCTGGTGGCCAACGACCGCCCCATCATGGTGCGCTATGACGGGGCAACGTACTTCCCCATGGTCAAGGACTACCCCGAGGTGACCTTCGGCGGCGACTTCAAGACCTATGCCGATTACCGCGACGCCTACATCGTGGCCAAGATCGCCGAAAAGGGCTGGGCCCTGTGGCCGCCGGTTCCCTACGATTACCGCGCCATCAACTACGACCCGCTGATGAAGCACCCCGCGCCGCCGTCGCCCCGCAACTGGCTGGGCACCGACGACCAGGGCCGCGACGTGCTGGCCCGGCTGATCTATGGGCTGCGCCTGTCCATCTGCTTCGGGCTGGCGCTCACCCTGGTCAGCACGGTGATCGGCGTGGCCGCCGGCGCGGTGCAGGGCTATTTCGGCGGCAAGGTGGATCTGGCCTTCCAGCGCTTTCTCGAGATCTGGGGCGGGCTGCCGGAATTGCTGATCCTGATCATCATCGCCTCCATCATCAAGCCGGGCTTCTGGACCCTGCTGCTGGTGCTGGTGCTGTTCTCGTGGACCAATCTGGTGGGCGTGGTCCGGGCCGAGTTCCTGCGGGCGCGCAACTTCGATTACGTCCGCGCGGCAAGGACGCTGGGCATGAGCGATTCCCGCATCATGGTCCGCCATGTGCTGCCCAACGCCATGGTGGCCACCGTGACCTTCATGCCGTTCATCCTCAATTCCTCCATCGTGTCGCTGACCGCTCTCGACTTCCTGGGCCTGGGGCTGCCGCCCGGCTCGGCGTCGCTGGGCGATCTGCTGCGCCAGGGCAAGGAGAACCTGCAGGCCCCCTGGCTGGGCCTGACCGGCTTCGTAGTGGTCGCCACCTTGCTGTCGCTGCTGGTCTTCGTGGGCGAAGCGGTGCGCGATGCCTTTGATCCCAGGAAAACCACATGA
- the rpmI gene encoding 50S ribosomal protein L35, whose product MPKMKTKSSAKKRFKLTGTGKVKGNVAFKRHCLSAKSQKMKRQARGTFVLFKTDGDNVKKYFLPNGG is encoded by the coding sequence ATGCCCAAGATGAAGACCAAGAGCTCCGCCAAGAAGCGGTTCAAGCTCACCGGCACCGGCAAGGTGAAGGGCAACGTGGCGTTCAAGCGTCACTGCCTGTCGGCGAAGTCCCAGAAGATGAAGCGCCAGGCGCGCGGCACCTTCGTCCTGTTCAAGACGGACGGGGACAACGTCAAGAAGTACTTCCTGCCGAACGGAGGCTGA
- the pheT gene encoding phenylalanine--tRNA ligase subunit beta, giving the protein MKFTLDWLRTHLDTTATLAEIEVGLTAIGLEVEGIEDPAKHLGGFVVGHILEAEKHPDADKLKLCKVDSGSGVLQVVCGAPNARAGLKVILAQPGTYIPITGELLKKGKVRGVESQGMMCSWRELKLGEDHEGIAELDASVAVGARLLDIMTFDPMIEISVTPNRVDCLGVRGIARDLAAFGLGTLKPLKVEPVAGTFKSPIGVRLEFSPETANACPLFAGRLIRGVKNGDSPQWLKDRLTAIGLRPISALVDITNFFAYDLCRPLHVFDAAKVKGDIRARLAKDGETLAGLNGKTYTLDAGMTVIADENGPEALAGILGAEHSGCTEATTEVFLEAAYFDPIRTAATGRKLDILSDARFRFERGVDPAFVVASMELATRMILDLCGGEASEAVIAGTEPDWQKSIVLRPNRVFELGGVEVPVARMESILNDLGCAVAEHADGLLVNPPSWRGDITAEHDLVEEVIRINGYDNIPATPMPRPAMPKPVLTPGQRRSGWVRRQLATRGLVETVTWSFLPEAQAIMFGGGAPEMHLANPISSDLDVMRPSVLPNLVTAAGRNADRGMKDLGLFELGPQFDGPEPGQQRLVAAGIRAGRARGRHWAEPARNVDAFDAKADILAAIAAAGANPDSLQVVAEAPAWYHPGRSGALKLGNKPVGFFGEIHPGILGQLDVKGPVVGFELFLEALPPQKAKATKARPLLKASALQPLDRDFAFTLDSGVAADAVVRAAKNADKALITDVAVFDLYEGDKMAAGKKSLAITVTLQPSDKTLTDEEIEAVGAKIVAAVVKATGGELRG; this is encoded by the coding sequence ATGAAGTTCACGCTGGACTGGCTCCGGACCCATCTCGACACCACCGCCACCCTGGCCGAGATCGAAGTGGGCCTCACCGCCATCGGCCTCGAGGTCGAGGGCATCGAAGACCCGGCCAAGCATCTGGGCGGCTTCGTGGTCGGCCATATTCTCGAGGCCGAGAAGCACCCCGACGCCGACAAGCTGAAGCTGTGCAAGGTGGACAGCGGCTCGGGCGTCCTTCAGGTCGTCTGCGGCGCCCCCAATGCGCGCGCCGGCCTCAAGGTCATCCTGGCCCAGCCGGGCACCTATATCCCCATCACCGGCGAATTGCTGAAGAAGGGCAAGGTCCGGGGCGTGGAAAGCCAGGGCATGATGTGCTCGTGGCGCGAGCTGAAACTGGGCGAGGACCACGAGGGCATCGCCGAGCTGGACGCCTCCGTCGCGGTGGGCGCCAGGCTGCTCGACATCATGACCTTCGACCCCATGATCGAGATCTCGGTCACCCCCAACCGGGTCGATTGTCTGGGCGTGCGCGGCATCGCCCGCGACCTGGCCGCCTTCGGCCTGGGCACGCTGAAGCCCCTGAAGGTCGAGCCGGTGGCCGGCACCTTCAAGAGCCCCATCGGCGTGCGCCTGGAATTTTCGCCCGAAACCGCCAATGCCTGCCCGCTGTTCGCCGGCCGCCTGATCCGGGGCGTGAAGAACGGCGACAGCCCGCAATGGCTGAAGGACCGCCTCACCGCCATCGGCCTGCGGCCCATCTCGGCCCTGGTGGACATCACCAATTTCTTCGCCTACGACCTTTGCCGCCCGCTGCACGTCTTCGACGCCGCCAAGGTCAAGGGCGACATCCGCGCCCGGCTGGCGAAGGACGGCGAGACCCTGGCCGGCCTCAACGGCAAGACCTACACGCTGGATGCCGGCATGACGGTCATCGCCGACGAGAACGGCCCCGAGGCCCTGGCCGGCATCCTGGGGGCTGAGCATTCCGGCTGCACCGAGGCGACCACCGAGGTGTTCCTGGAAGCCGCCTATTTCGACCCCATCCGTACCGCCGCCACCGGCCGCAAGCTGGACATCCTGTCCGACGCCCGCTTCCGCTTCGAGCGCGGCGTCGATCCCGCCTTCGTGGTCGCCTCCATGGAGCTGGCCACCCGCATGATCCTCGATCTGTGCGGCGGCGAGGCCTCGGAAGCGGTGATCGCCGGCACCGAGCCCGACTGGCAGAAATCCATCGTGCTGCGCCCCAACCGCGTCTTCGAACTGGGCGGCGTCGAGGTGCCGGTGGCCCGCATGGAGAGCATCCTCAACGACCTGGGCTGCGCCGTGGCCGAGCATGCGGATGGGCTTCTCGTCAACCCGCCGTCCTGGCGCGGCGACATCACCGCCGAGCACGATCTGGTGGAAGAGGTCATCCGCATCAACGGCTACGACAACATCCCCGCCACCCCCATGCCGCGCCCGGCCATGCCGAAGCCGGTGCTGACGCCGGGCCAGCGCCGCTCCGGCTGGGTCCGTCGTCAGTTGGCCACCCGTGGCCTGGTGGAGACGGTGACCTGGTCGTTCCTGCCAGAGGCCCAGGCCATCATGTTCGGCGGCGGCGCCCCGGAGATGCATCTGGCCAATCCCATCTCGTCGGATCTCGATGTCATGCGTCCGTCGGTGCTGCCCAATCTGGTGACGGCGGCGGGCCGCAACGCCGATCGCGGCATGAAGGATCTGGGCCTGTTCGAGCTGGGTCCGCAATTCGACGGCCCCGAACCGGGCCAGCAGCGTCTGGTGGCCGCCGGCATCCGTGCCGGAAGAGCGCGTGGCCGCCACTGGGCCGAACCGGCCCGCAACGTGGACGCCTTCGACGCCAAGGCCGACATCCTGGCGGCGATCGCCGCCGCCGGGGCCAATCCCGACTCGCTCCAGGTGGTGGCCGAGGCCCCCGCCTGGTACCACCCCGGCCGCTCGGGCGCGCTGAAGCTGGGCAACAAGCCGGTGGGCTTCTTCGGCGAAATCCACCCCGGCATCCTAGGCCAGCTGGACGTCAAGGGGCCGGTGGTCGGCTTCGAGCTGTTCCTCGAAGCCCTGCCGCCGCAAAAGGCCAAGGCCACCAAGGCGCGTCCGCTGCTCAAGGCCTCGGCGCTGCAGCCCCTGGACCGCGACTTCGCCTTCACGCTGGATTCGGGCGTGGCGGCGGACGCGGTGGTGCGTGCGGCGAAGAACGCCGACAAGGCCCTGATCACCGACGTGGCGGTGTTCGACCTCTACGAGGGCGACAAGATGGCGGCCGGCAAGAAGTCGCTGGCCATCACCGTGACCTTGCAGCCCAGCGACAAGACGCTGACCGACGAGGAAATCGAGGCGGTGGGCGCAAAGATCGTCGCTGCGGTGGTCAAGGCCACCGGCGGCGAGCTTCGGGGCTGA
- a CDS encoding dienelactone hydrolase family protein has protein sequence MNDDVKSLMPKADMTRRGFVSAAVLATGYAMAVSPAAAGAISTDSQGLAAGAVMIPTPGGHPMPAYAAMPAGKGPFPTILVIQEIFGVHEHIRDVCRRFAKLGYLAVAPELYFRQGDPSVLTDIPTILSTIVARVPDAQVLSDLDAAAAWAAANGGDAERLGVTGFCWGGRAVWLYAAHNPKLKAAVAWYGRLVGNATPETPKQPVDVAAGLMAPVLGLYGGADQGIPQDSVEKMKAAVKLAPVKVDMVVYPDAPHAFHADYRPSYREAPARDGWARALSWFKANGV, from the coding sequence ATGAACGACGACGTCAAGAGCCTGATGCCCAAAGCCGACATGACGCGGCGCGGCTTCGTGTCGGCCGCCGTGCTGGCCACCGGCTACGCAATGGCGGTCAGCCCCGCCGCGGCCGGGGCCATCAGCACCGATTCGCAAGGGTTGGCGGCCGGCGCGGTGATGATCCCCACCCCCGGCGGCCATCCCATGCCGGCCTATGCCGCCATGCCGGCGGGCAAGGGGCCGTTTCCCACCATCCTGGTGATTCAGGAGATCTTCGGCGTCCACGAGCATATCCGCGACGTCTGCCGCCGCTTCGCCAAGCTGGGCTATCTGGCCGTGGCGCCGGAACTGTATTTTCGCCAGGGCGATCCGTCGGTGCTGACCGACATCCCCACCATCCTGTCCACCATCGTCGCCCGGGTGCCCGACGCCCAGGTGCTCTCGGACCTGGATGCCGCCGCCGCCTGGGCGGCGGCCAATGGTGGCGACGCGGAGCGGCTGGGAGTCACCGGCTTTTGCTGGGGCGGCCGCGCCGTCTGGCTGTACGCCGCCCATAACCCGAAGCTGAAGGCGGCGGTGGCCTGGTACGGCAGGCTGGTGGGCAACGCCACGCCCGAGACGCCGAAGCAGCCGGTGGACGTCGCCGCCGGCCTGATGGCGCCGGTCCTGGGCCTTTACGGCGGCGCCGACCAGGGCATTCCCCAGGACAGCGTCGAGAAGATGAAGGCCGCGGTCAAGCTGGCCCCGGTCAAGGTGGACATGGTGGTCTACCCCGACGCGCCGCATGCCTTCCACGCCGATTACCGACCGTCCTACCGCGAGGCTCCGGCCAGGGACGGCTGGGCCAGGGCCCTGTCCTGGTTCAAGGCCAACGGCGTATAG
- the pheS gene encoding phenylalanine--tRNA ligase subunit alpha: MQDLDKLRAQALAELAAATTLDQLDAARVAALGKKGTVTGLMKTLGAMGPDERKAAGAALNAARDEIEAALAKAKASLEAKALDERLARERIDVTLPSRPESLGRIHPISQVMDEMAAIFAQMGFDVAEGPDIEDDFHNFNALNIPPEHPARQMHDTFYFGEKPDGGRHLLRTHTSPVQIRTMVANKPPIRIIAPGRTYRCDSDMTHTPMFHQIEGLVIDEITHMGHLKGCLLEFVRAFFEVDDVPVRFRPSFFPFTEPSAEVDIGCSREGGELKIGPGAGWLEIGGSGMVHPNVLRNCGIDPDRYQGFAFGMGVERMAMLKYGIPDLRTFFDSDLRWLKHYGFVPLDVPTLAGGLTR; the protein is encoded by the coding sequence ATGCAGGACCTCGACAAACTCCGCGCGCAAGCCCTGGCCGAACTGGCCGCCGCCACGACGCTCGACCAGCTGGACGCCGCCCGCGTCGCCGCCCTGGGCAAGAAGGGCACCGTCACCGGCCTGATGAAGACCCTGGGCGCCATGGGCCCCGACGAGCGCAAGGCCGCGGGTGCTGCGCTCAACGCCGCCCGCGACGAGATCGAGGCGGCGCTGGCCAAGGCCAAGGCCAGCCTGGAGGCCAAGGCGCTGGACGAGCGCCTGGCGCGCGAACGCATCGACGTCACCCTGCCGTCCCGGCCCGAATCCCTGGGGCGCATCCACCCCATCTCCCAGGTCATGGACGAGATGGCCGCCATCTTCGCCCAGATGGGCTTCGACGTGGCGGAAGGTCCCGACATCGAGGACGACTTCCACAATTTCAACGCGCTGAACATTCCGCCCGAGCATCCGGCGCGGCAGATGCACGACACCTTCTATTTCGGCGAGAAGCCCGACGGCGGGCGCCACCTGCTGCGCACCCACACCAGCCCCGTGCAGATCCGCACCATGGTGGCCAACAAGCCCCCCATCCGCATCATCGCCCCGGGCCGCACCTATCGCTGCGACTCGGACATGACCCACACCCCGATGTTCCATCAGATCGAGGGTCTGGTCATCGACGAGATCACCCATATGGGCCATCTCAAGGGCTGTCTGCTGGAATTCGTCCGCGCCTTCTTCGAGGTGGACGACGTGCCGGTGCGCTTTAGGCCCAGCTTCTTCCCCTTCACCGAGCCCTCGGCCGAGGTGGATATCGGCTGTTCGCGCGAAGGCGGCGAGCTGAAGATCGGTCCCGGCGCCGGCTGGCTGGAAATCGGCGGTTCGGGCATGGTCCATCCCAACGTGCTGAGGAACTGCGGCATCGACCCCGACCGCTACCAGGGCTTCGCCTTCGGCATGGGCGTCGAGCGCATGGCCATGCTGAAATACGGCATCCCCGATCTGCGCACCTTCTTCGATTCCGATCTTAGGTGGCTGAAGCATTACGGCTTCGTACCCTTGGATGTTCCCACGCTGGCGGGAGGGCTGACCCGATGA
- a CDS encoding histidine phosphatase family protein, translating into MPTIILVRHGETRWNREGRVQGHGDSPLTPKGAAQARAYGLRLRDVLGDRQRWRVVSSPLGRCVQTTGILCEVAGLDFRAITFDQRLREVHTGDWSGLPKSELAARHPGMMEAEGLGHWVFRCPGGESHQALSTRLAQWLGELQPGEKLVVVSHGIAGRVLRGLYAGEDPDRAMRSDSPQDALFLMAKGCIERISVQ; encoded by the coding sequence GTGCCGACCATCATCCTGGTCCGCCACGGGGAAACCCGCTGGAACCGCGAGGGCCGCGTCCAGGGCCACGGCGATTCGCCGCTGACGCCCAAGGGCGCGGCCCAGGCGCGGGCCTACGGCCTGCGGCTGCGGGACGTGCTCGGCGACCGGCAGCGGTGGCGGGTGGTGTCCAGCCCGCTGGGCCGCTGCGTCCAGACCACCGGCATCCTGTGCGAGGTGGCCGGGCTGGATTTCCGCGCCATCACCTTCGACCAGCGCCTGCGCGAGGTTCATACCGGCGACTGGTCGGGCCTGCCTAAATCCGAGCTGGCGGCTCGGCATCCCGGCATGATGGAGGCCGAGGGACTGGGCCATTGGGTGTTCCGCTGCCCCGGCGGCGAAAGCCATCAGGCGCTCTCCACCCGGCTGGCCCAGTGGCTGGGAGAACTGCAGCCGGGCGAAAAGCTTGTGGTTGTCAGCCACGGAATCGCTGGACGGGTGCTGCGCGGCCTCTATGCGGGCGAAGACCCCGACCGGGCCATGCGGAGCGACTCGCCGCAGGATGCCCTATTTCTTATGGCAAAAGGCTGCATCGAACGAATTAGCGTTCAATAA
- a CDS encoding MarR family winged helix-turn-helix transcriptional regulator, producing the protein MTQIVRLANGAAFAGGLNPAQWSALRYLAEAVPESRTVTDFAHYHATTSGTASQTVAALVRKGLVERLPEPGDRRRNRLELTSAGHELLHDDPLGSISAAIAAQPMDMQEALALALDTTLQTLMRTDMAKA; encoded by the coding sequence ATGACGCAGATCGTGCGTCTGGCCAATGGCGCGGCGTTTGCGGGGGGCTTGAACCCCGCCCAATGGAGCGCGCTGCGCTATCTCGCCGAGGCCGTCCCGGAATCGCGCACCGTCACCGACTTCGCCCATTACCACGCCACCACCAGCGGCACCGCCAGCCAGACGGTTGCCGCCCTGGTGCGCAAGGGATTGGTGGAGCGCCTGCCCGAACCGGGCGATCGCCGCCGCAATCGCCTGGAACTCACCTCGGCGGGCCATGAATTGCTGCACGACGACCCCCTGGGCAGCATCTCCGCCGCCATCGCCGCCCAGCCCATGGACATGCAGGAAGCCCTGGCCCTGGCCCTGGACACGACGCTGCAGACCCTGATGCGCACGGATATGGCCAAGGCCTGA
- a CDS encoding ABC transporter ATP-binding protein has product MEEKTPLLVVDDLAVSFGPVQAVKGVSFTLAKGETLALVGESGSGKSVTALSILQLLPYPRAAHPRGSIRLDGAELVGAPEPALRSVRGGRVAMVFQEPMTSLNPLHSIERQVGEVLELHLGLRGTELRTRVVELLSLVGIPEPEKRLSALPHELSGGQRQRVMIAMALAGEPDILIADEPTTALDVTIQAQILALLKDLQARLGMALLFITHDLGIVRKMADRVCVMNNGEIVESGPLPRVFDAPGHPYTRRLLEAEPKGKPHRPPEGEPVVMAARDLKVWFPLKAGIWRKTIGHVKAVDGVSLELRRGHTIGVVGESGSGKTTLGLALLRLLASDGEISFAGTKIDSMSPGTLRPLRRQMQMVFQDPYGSLSPRMSVGDIVGEGLEVHEPAMPRAERERLIGEALAEVGLDPATRDRYPHEFSGGQRQRIAIARALVLKPKFIVLDEPTSALDVSVQAQIVDLLRDLQARHSLAYLFISHDLRVVRALADDLIVMKDGKVVEAGRAEELFKAPRTAYTRALMAAAFDLEVA; this is encoded by the coding sequence ATGGAAGAGAAGACTCCCCTGCTGGTCGTCGATGACCTCGCCGTGAGCTTCGGCCCCGTCCAGGCGGTCAAGGGCGTGTCCTTCACCCTTGCCAAGGGCGAGACCCTGGCCCTGGTGGGCGAAAGCGGCTCGGGCAAGTCGGTGACGGCGCTGTCCATCCTGCAATTGCTGCCCTACCCCCGCGCCGCCCATCCCAGGGGCTCCATCCGTCTCGACGGCGCCGAACTGGTGGGCGCGCCGGAGCCGGCGTTGCGAAGCGTGCGCGGCGGCCGCGTCGCCATGGTGTTCCAGGAGCCCATGACCTCGCTCAACCCCCTGCATTCCATCGAGAGGCAGGTGGGCGAGGTGCTGGAACTGCATCTGGGCCTGCGCGGCACGGAGCTGCGGACCCGGGTTGTCGAACTGCTGTCCCTGGTGGGCATCCCCGAGCCGGAAAAACGCCTGTCCGCCCTGCCCCACGAGCTGTCGGGCGGCCAGCGGCAACGGGTGATGATCGCCATGGCGCTGGCGGGCGAACCCGACATCCTCATCGCCGACGAGCCGACCACGGCGCTCGACGTCACCATCCAGGCCCAGATCCTGGCGCTGCTCAAGGACCTTCAGGCCCGCCTCGGCATGGCGCTGCTGTTCATCACCCACGATCTCGGTATCGTGCGCAAGATGGCCGACCGGGTCTGCGTCATGAATAACGGCGAGATCGTGGAAAGCGGTCCGCTGCCCCGGGTGTTCGACGCTCCCGGGCATCCCTACACCCGGCGCCTGCTGGAAGCCGAGCCCAAGGGCAAGCCCCATCGTCCGCCGGAAGGAGAGCCGGTGGTGATGGCCGCCCGCGACTTGAAGGTCTGGTTTCCCTTGAAGGCCGGCATCTGGCGCAAGACCATCGGCCACGTCAAGGCGGTGGACGGCGTCAGCCTGGAGTTAAGGCGCGGCCACACCATCGGCGTGGTGGGGGAATCCGGCTCCGGCAAGACCACGCTGGGCCTGGCGCTGCTGCGGCTGCTGGCCTCCGACGGCGAGATCAGTTTCGCCGGAACCAAAATCGATTCCATGAGCCCCGGGACCTTGCGCCCGCTGCGCCGCCAGATGCAGATGGTGTTCCAGGACCCCTACGGCTCGCTCAGCCCGCGCATGTCGGTGGGCGACATCGTCGGCGAGGGCCTCGAGGTGCACGAGCCCGCCATGCCCCGCGCCGAACGCGAGCGGCTGATCGGCGAGGCCTTGGCGGAGGTGGGCCTCGACCCCGCCACCCGCGACCGCTACCCCCACGAATTCTCCGGCGGCCAGCGCCAGCGCATCGCCATCGCCCGCGCCCTGGTCCTCAAACCCAAGTTCATCGTCCTGGACGAGCCCACCAGCGCGCTGGACGTCTCGGTCCAGGCCCAGATCGTCGATCTGCTGCGCGATCTCCAGGCCCGGCATTCCCTGGCCTATCTGTTCATCAGCCACGACCTGCGGGTGGTGCGCGCACTGGCCGACGATCTGATCGTCATGAAGGACGGCAAGGTGGTGGAAGCCGGCCGGGCCGAGGAGCTGTTCAAGGCACCCAGGACCGCCTACACCCGCGCCCTGATGGCGGCGGCCTTCGATCTGGAGGTGGCATGA